One genomic window of Mucilaginibacter sp. SJ includes the following:
- a CDS encoding DUF4286 family protein — translation MIVYNDTIIIDETIHDEWLSYIKTIHIPAIMATGHFSSYRILTVIDSPNEGVTYCIQYNADSIEHFQQFYMNHLHKFQATHQEKFNEKFVMFNTLMEEVE, via the coding sequence ATGATTGTATACAACGATACCATAATAATTGACGAAACCATTCATGACGAATGGCTTAGTTATATCAAAACCATCCATATCCCGGCTATCATGGCTACCGGGCATTTCAGTTCGTACCGCATCCTGACTGTTATTGATTCGCCAAACGAAGGGGTTACCTACTGTATTCAATACAATGCTGATAGCATTGAGCATTTTCAGCAGTTTTACATGAACCACCTGCACAAATTTCAGGCTACCCACCAGGAAAAATTTAACGAAAAGTTTGTGATGTTTAATACCCTGATGGAAGAAGTGGAGTAG
- a CDS encoding sensor histidine kinase, with protein MAVQKNAYRQNFTLITIFLVFISITFVVALFISYNLTAKYVENEFSSKKVEVLEQTIKPYYEFFQNKIPEITSYQGFLDSASAGKYAASVFHDYNFVRRVIFYDALIGGKTTMTVRKNNLNIAAKAVYQYWHVNDKVYGAEQRRTVNEDDFREMAIKLSNYIAFSDTSRVSSQDELFKAFWDVKPDKISYTNVLRREDVRIYRDMQMLGNSKGASYKQNMMTFYLDPYLIKVKNTHPELYENVSIQPVVYDPIDSEGDKLITEVSLPVAFSDYKLFFSSAQGYLTAEINRRFMPIGAIVLLMTLFLMLIGWLIYRNLNVNMKLFKLQYDFINNFTHEFKTPVSVIKIAGSNLRGDGELTERQRRHYGKILDEEADKLNELMNKLLSFTQIENKSITLKEEEIDIESFIGRYIDTFKIKYADFNIKFKINRVETFYTDPVLLGSVFQNLIENAYKYSHPQQKELFINISQEKRNIVFSFADKGIGIPKNELNNVFKKFYRIENQYNQNGSVGLGLAFCKELVNFMNGEITVYSKVNEGSEFIVTLPYEN; from the coding sequence ATGGCAGTACAGAAAAACGCTTACCGGCAAAATTTTACACTGATCACCATATTCCTGGTATTCATATCCATAACTTTTGTGGTTGCTTTGTTTATATCTTACAACCTTACTGCCAAGTATGTTGAAAATGAGTTTTCCTCAAAAAAGGTAGAGGTACTGGAACAAACCATTAAGCCTTATTATGAGTTTTTTCAGAATAAGATTCCTGAAATAACCTCTTACCAGGGTTTTCTTGATTCGGCATCGGCAGGTAAATATGCAGCCTCTGTTTTTCATGATTATAATTTTGTGCGCCGGGTTATTTTTTATGATGCCCTCATTGGCGGCAAAACTACGATGACCGTGCGCAAAAATAATTTGAACATAGCTGCTAAGGCGGTTTATCAGTATTGGCACGTTAATGACAAGGTGTACGGGGCCGAGCAGCGGAGAACAGTCAATGAAGATGATTTCAGAGAGATGGCTATTAAATTAAGTAATTATATAGCCTTTTCAGATACATCACGTGTATCAAGCCAGGATGAACTTTTTAAAGCTTTTTGGGATGTGAAACCCGACAAGATAAGTTATACCAATGTTCTAAGGCGCGAGGATGTTCGTATTTATCGTGACATGCAAATGCTGGGTAACAGCAAAGGTGCTTCATACAAGCAAAACATGATGACCTTTTACCTCGACCCGTACCTGATCAAGGTGAAAAATACGCATCCCGAGCTGTACGAAAATGTATCCATTCAACCAGTAGTATATGATCCTATTGACAGTGAGGGCGATAAGCTGATAACCGAGGTGTCATTGCCGGTTGCTTTTTCTGATTATAAGCTGTTCTTTAGTTCGGCACAGGGCTATTTAACTGCCGAAATTAACCGCCGCTTTATGCCCATCGGAGCTATTGTATTGTTAATGACCCTGTTTTTAATGCTGATAGGCTGGCTTATTTACCGTAACCTGAACGTGAATATGAAACTGTTCAAGCTTCAGTATGATTTTATTAACAACTTTACCCATGAGTTTAAAACACCCGTAAGCGTAATTAAAATAGCCGGCTCAAATTTGCGCGGCGATGGTGAGCTTACCGAAAGGCAACGCCGCCATTACGGCAAGATACTGGATGAAGAAGCTGATAAGCTGAATGAGTTGATGAACAAACTGCTTTCATTTACACAGATTGAAAATAAATCCATTACGCTAAAAGAGGAAGAAATTGATATAGAGAGCTTTATTGGCCGGTATATTGATACCTTTAAAATAAAGTATGCTGATTTTAATATTAAATTTAAAATCAACAGGGTTGAAACTTTTTATACCGATCCGGTATTATTAGGGAGTGTTTTTCAAAATCTTATTGAAAATGCATACAAGTATTCGCACCCTCAGCAAAAGGAGTTGTTCATCAATATTTCACAGGAAAAGCGCAATATTGTGTTTTCGTTTGCTGACAAGGGGATAGGGATACCAAAAAATGAACTGAATAACGTTTTTAAGAAGTTTTACAGGATAGAGAACCAATACAATCAAAACGGGAGCGTTGGCCTGGGTTTGGCATTTTGTAAAGAACTGGTTAATTTTATGAACGGCGAAATAACCGTTTACAGTAAGGTTAATGAAGGTTCGGAATTTATAGTTACGCTTCCATACGAAAATTAA
- a CDS encoding cytochrome-c peroxidase, with protein MRKSHIQYKRLPFPGTGKVWFVPCLLLVVTALTAYIGTEPVGPIGDYVFNYPANFGNRINVPANNPTTRQGVYLGRLLFYEPKLSATNTISCGSCHQQAKAFTDGRALSIGVNNGLATRNSMSLANLLWARKFFWDGRAASLEKQVAFPLTNPHEMGQAVEVSVQKLNSTKLYPGLFKIVYGDSTITGERIAKAIAQFERTLISANSHYDQYLRNAYKPTDDELKGMELFNRGPDPKKGIRGANCTHCHGGPKTYLELFHNNGLDSISKDEGMAAFTGLVTDRGRFKVPTLRNIALTAPYMHDGRFKTLNEVVDHYSEHIKQSVSLSAFLQGESNEVGGKSLKLLPKEKKQLIAFLNMLTDSTFIRDKRFADPHQLTKN; from the coding sequence GTGAGAAAAAGTCATATACAGTATAAACGATTACCTTTCCCGGGCACGGGTAAGGTCTGGTTTGTACCGTGTCTTTTACTTGTTGTAACGGCCTTAACCGCTTATATCGGTACAGAACCGGTTGGGCCCATAGGCGATTATGTATTTAATTACCCGGCCAATTTTGGCAACAGGATCAATGTACCTGCCAATAATCCCACTACCCGGCAGGGTGTTTATTTAGGTCGATTACTTTTTTACGAGCCTAAACTATCTGCAACCAATACTATATCATGTGGTAGTTGTCACCAGCAGGCAAAGGCATTTACCGATGGCAGGGCTTTAAGTATTGGTGTCAACAATGGGTTGGCAACGCGCAATTCCATGTCATTGGCTAACTTGCTATGGGCACGTAAATTCTTTTGGGACGGGCGGGCTGCAAGTCTTGAAAAGCAGGTCGCTTTCCCACTAACCAATCCGCATGAAATGGGACAGGCTGTGGAAGTATCGGTCCAAAAACTGAACAGCACTAAACTATATCCCGGCCTGTTTAAAATTGTTTATGGCGATAGCACAATAACCGGTGAGCGCATAGCGAAAGCGATAGCCCAATTTGAACGTACGCTGATTTCCGCCAATTCCCATTATGATCAATACCTGCGCAATGCATATAAACCCACTGATGATGAACTAAAAGGAATGGAACTCTTTAACCGTGGCCCAGACCCGAAAAAGGGAATCCGCGGAGCAAATTGTACCCATTGCCATGGCGGCCCTAAAACCTATCTTGAACTTTTTCATAACAACGGACTTGACAGCATTTCAAAAGACGAAGGCATGGCGGCATTCACTGGTTTGGTTACCGACAGGGGGCGTTTTAAAGTGCCAACCCTTCGCAATATTGCCTTAACCGCGCCATATATGCACGATGGCCGTTTTAAAACGCTCAACGAAGTTGTTGACCACTACAGCGAACATATTAAACAATCTGTATCACTAAGTGCTTTTTTGCAGGGCGAATCAAACGAAGTGGGTGGGAAGTCGTTAAAGTTATTGCCAAAAGAAAAAAAACAACTGATAGCTTTTTTGAATATGCTTACCGATTCTACCTTTATAAGGGATAAGCGCTTTGCCGATCCACATCAATTAACAAAAAATTAA
- a CDS encoding putative toxin-antitoxin system toxin component, PIN family, with protein sequence MIVVLDCNIWISLALNQQLDFISSLQKNKITIATCKNLQEELTNVLLRPKFRKYFSQSYTSQFLQFYKLVTKDFELANIENVVSDPKDDYLFALCQISNADYFVTGDKLLLEIPIHGKTIVATLADFKRIIVLIN encoded by the coding sequence ATGATTGTTGTTCTTGATTGCAATATCTGGATCTCGCTTGCGCTAAACCAACAATTAGATTTTATCTCCTCTCTTCAAAAAAATAAAATAACGATAGCAACCTGTAAAAATCTTCAGGAAGAGTTAACTAACGTATTGCTGCGCCCAAAATTCAGGAAATACTTCTCTCAAAGCTATACAAGTCAATTTTTACAATTTTATAAATTAGTTACTAAAGATTTCGAATTGGCCAATATAGAAAACGTAGTCAGTGATCCTAAAGATGATTACCTTTTTGCGTTGTGTCAAATCTCGAATGCTGATTACTTCGTTACAGGAGATAAGCTTTTGCTTGAAATCCCTATTCATGGAAAAACTATTGTTGCAACATTAGCTGATTTTAAGAGGATCATTGTATTAATAAATTAA
- a CDS encoding tetratricopeptide repeat protein: MRVLYIVIILAFCFSSRLLAQDNELLLAKQYNANGEPQKALEIYQKLYKQNNENYYSVYVNTLLNLKKFDEAESITKKLIRRHPDDHQYAIMLGNIYTQEGNMAKADAIYDDLIKSLPADQGEIAALASQFYQSANTDYAIKIFQQGRKLLKNDNMFTYELINLYRFKRDKISLTDEYLNFLPQNPNFINQAENAFSNVYEGSADYDMLKTALLRRIQKDPQQTIYADLLTWQYLQQKEFDLALNQALALSRRQNDDGNSIYDLCRTFIANEAYDEAIRGYEYIISKGKTTSLYIPSKIELINTKNLKVTSGKYLPEDLLGLEKDYNDLLTEFGRNSSTAFAMQKLANLQAFKLHKLKDAQKLLEEATRLNDIRPNLLADCKLDLGDIYLLNNQPWEATLLYSQVEKDFPATAIGQDALFRNAKMAYYTGDFTWAKGQLDVLKVATSQLIANDALNLLLLIQDNLAADSSGAALKMYARADLQIFAQRPERAVMILDSIGKKFPNNALEDDIMMSKSRILIQQKDYAGAVPLLKKILEEHPADLWADDAVFMLGDIYENRLNDKTTARNYYQKIITDYPGSLWINEARKRFRILRGDKPDAS, encoded by the coding sequence ATGAGGGTTTTATATATTGTTATTATTCTTGCTTTTTGCTTTAGCAGCAGGCTGCTTGCACAGGACAATGAACTGTTGCTGGCCAAGCAATACAATGCTAACGGCGAACCGCAAAAAGCGCTCGAAATTTATCAAAAGCTATACAAGCAAAACAACGAGAACTATTACAGTGTATACGTAAATACACTGCTCAATCTTAAGAAATTTGATGAAGCCGAAAGCATCACCAAAAAACTGATCCGCCGCCATCCTGATGACCACCAGTATGCTATAATGCTGGGTAACATTTACACACAGGAAGGCAATATGGCCAAAGCCGACGCTATTTATGACGACCTGATCAAAAGCCTCCCGGCCGACCAGGGTGAAATAGCTGCCCTGGCATCCCAGTTTTACCAAAGCGCTAATACTGATTATGCGATCAAAATTTTTCAGCAGGGACGGAAACTGCTTAAAAATGATAACATGTTTACTTATGAGCTTATTAACCTTTACCGTTTTAAGCGCGACAAAATATCCCTCACCGACGAATACCTGAACTTTTTACCCCAAAACCCCAATTTTATAAACCAGGCCGAAAACGCTTTTTCAAATGTATACGAGGGTAGCGCCGATTATGATATGCTTAAAACAGCTTTGCTGAGGCGCATTCAGAAAGATCCGCAGCAAACCATTTATGCTGATCTGCTTACCTGGCAATACCTGCAGCAAAAAGAATTTGATCTGGCCCTTAACCAGGCACTTGCCTTAAGTCGCCGGCAAAATGACGATGGTAACAGCATCTATGACCTTTGCCGTACCTTCATTGCCAATGAAGCTTATGACGAAGCCATCCGCGGCTATGAATATATTATCAGCAAAGGGAAAACAACGTCCTTATACATCCCCTCAAAGATTGAATTAATCAACACTAAGAACCTGAAAGTAACATCGGGCAAATACCTGCCCGAAGATTTGCTTGGACTTGAAAAGGATTATAACGACCTGCTCACCGAATTTGGCCGTAACAGCAGTACCGCCTTTGCCATGCAAAAGCTGGCCAATCTGCAAGCCTTTAAGCTTCACAAACTTAAGGACGCCCAAAAACTGCTGGAAGAAGCTACCAGGCTAAATGATATCAGGCCAAACCTGTTAGCCGATTGTAAGCTTGATTTAGGCGATATTTACCTGCTTAACAACCAACCCTGGGAAGCCACCCTGCTTTACAGCCAGGTTGAGAAAGATTTCCCGGCTACAGCCATCGGGCAGGATGCTTTATTCAGAAATGCGAAAATGGCCTACTACACCGGCGATTTTACCTGGGCAAAGGGCCAGTTGGATGTGCTGAAGGTTGCCACATCTCAATTAATAGCAAATGATGCGCTTAACCTGTTGTTGCTGATACAGGATAACCTTGCTGCCGATAGCAGTGGGGCAGCGCTTAAAATGTACGCCCGGGCCGATCTGCAGATCTTTGCCCAAAGGCCCGAAAGGGCAGTAATGATATTGGACAGCATTGGTAAAAAGTTCCCGAATAATGCTTTAGAGGATGATATCATGATGTCGAAATCGCGCATCCTGATCCAGCAGAAGGATTATGCCGGCGCGGTACCCCTGCTGAAAAAAATACTTGAAGAACATCCCGCCGACCTGTGGGCCGACGATGCCGTATTTATGTTAGGCGATATTTATGAAAACAGGCTAAACGATAAAACCACTGCCAGGAACTACTACCAGAAAATCATAACCGATTATCCCGGCAGCCTCTGGATCAACGAAGCCCGAAAACGTTTCAGAATATTAAGGGGCGATAAACCGGATGCGTCTTAA
- a CDS encoding metallophosphoesterase: MIFKALSILFWIIIELLADRYVLYGIRGAFQKWRLLQSKAFAIFYWSLSALCVAALLTAGYITIAGTGVRAACLLVTFILFICKFTFIPFIFADDIRRKIAPKRKTTATSIPIPTAPIISTATNIDTIPRSEFLLKAGLLAATVPLAAITRAMPKGSYDYHVRYQTMYLPNLPKAFDGLRIGQISDIHSGSFYNKKAVLGGVEMLLKEKPDLIFFTGDLVNDEASEMTSYQDIFTKVKAPLGVFSTLGNHDYGDYGDWNSPADKKKNHDDLISTHKNMGWNLLRNENRRLKINGEEIGILGIENWSEYSRFPKYGRMDLAIKNTDELPVKLLLSHDPSHWRAEVLPKYPQIDAMFAGHTHGMQFGVRTPHFQYSPIKYVYNEWAGHYRENKQQLYVNVGFGFVGLTGRVGILPEITIFTLKAGRDPSLPVS; this comes from the coding sequence AAAAATGGCGATTGCTTCAATCAAAAGCATTCGCCATTTTTTATTGGAGCCTTTCGGCCTTATGTGTGGCCGCGCTTTTAACTGCCGGTTATATTACCATAGCAGGTACGGGTGTACGCGCAGCCTGTTTGCTGGTAACATTTATCCTGTTCATCTGTAAATTTACTTTTATACCATTCATTTTTGCCGATGATATCAGGCGAAAAATTGCACCGAAAAGGAAAACAACTGCTACCTCAATTCCTATCCCAACTGCTCCTATCATTTCAACCGCTACTAATATTGATACCATTCCCCGTTCCGAGTTTCTTTTAAAAGCAGGCTTGCTTGCCGCAACCGTTCCCCTGGCTGCTATTACAAGGGCTATGCCCAAAGGTTCATATGATTATCATGTACGCTATCAAACTATGTATCTGCCTAATCTGCCAAAGGCCTTTGATGGCTTAAGGATCGGGCAGATCTCAGATATTCATTCAGGCAGCTTTTATAATAAAAAGGCGGTGCTCGGTGGTGTTGAAATGCTGCTGAAAGAAAAACCTGACCTGATATTTTTTACCGGCGATCTGGTTAACGATGAAGCATCGGAAATGACCAGCTACCAGGATATTTTCACTAAAGTAAAAGCCCCCCTTGGTGTTTTTTCAACCCTGGGTAACCATGATTATGGCGACTATGGCGACTGGAACTCCCCGGCGGATAAAAAGAAAAATCATGATGACCTGATAAGCACCCATAAAAATATGGGCTGGAACCTGCTCAGGAACGAAAACCGTCGTCTAAAAATCAACGGAGAAGAAATAGGGATCTTAGGTATCGAAAACTGGAGTGAATACAGCCGCTTCCCCAAATATGGGCGTATGGACCTGGCCATAAAAAACACCGATGAACTGCCGGTAAAGCTCCTGCTCTCGCATGATCCATCGCATTGGCGGGCCGAGGTATTACCTAAATACCCACAAATTGATGCCATGTTTGCCGGGCATACCCATGGCATGCAATTTGGCGTACGTACCCCGCATTTTCAATATAGCCCTATAAAATATGTTTATAATGAATGGGCTGGTCATTACCGGGAAAACAAACAACAATTATATGTAAATGTAGGCTTTGGTTTTGTTGGTTTAACCGGCAGGGTTGGAATATTGCCGGAGATTACGATATTTACATTAAAAGCAGGCCGCGATCCCTCATTACCAGTTTCCTAA
- a CDS encoding molybdopterin-dependent oxidoreductase: MKKYTLILLLLIAGLTTQAQTKEAVVKVTGEVTNPLTIGNADLQQYKQTTVTRKDRDGKDHTYSGVIVSEILAKAGVTLGPDLRGENLAKYLLVEASDGYQVLFALAELDKGFTDRAIILADKVDGQPLVPADGPFRIIVQDEKKPARCIKQVTGMKVMFAK; this comes from the coding sequence ATGAAAAAATATACCCTTATACTGCTGCTATTGATAGCCGGTTTAACAACCCAGGCCCAAACAAAAGAAGCCGTAGTAAAAGTAACCGGAGAGGTAACAAACCCGCTTACCATTGGCAATGCCGATCTGCAGCAATACAAGCAAACAACAGTTACCCGTAAAGACCGCGACGGAAAAGACCACACCTACTCAGGTGTGATAGTATCAGAGATCCTGGCAAAAGCCGGTGTTACCTTAGGTCCGGATTTGCGCGGTGAAAACCTGGCCAAATACCTGTTGGTAGAAGCCAGTGACGGCTACCAGGTGCTTTTTGCCCTTGCCGAACTGGACAAAGGTTTTACCGACCGCGCTATTATCCTTGCTGATAAAGTTGATGGCCAACCCTTAGTCCCGGCTGATGGGCCATTTCGCATCATTGTTCAGGATGAAAAGAAACCTGCGCGTTGTATAAAGCAGGTTACTGGGATGAAGGTGATGTTTGCGAAGTAA
- a CDS encoding response regulator transcription factor produces MNKEIKIALVEDDENLRFLVSERLQSEGYKVLEAGNGNEAETMILAEQPDIVLLDWMLPGKPGSEVCGNIREKGFDKLIIMMTAKAQDVDKIEAYNFGVSDYITKPYNMDVLVALIENKIKFSLNSEKPESYRFANMEHLPNTHLLIRDGRKIELTILENRILLYFLKNKNKVINREELMMEVWGYNADVNTRTLDMHIVRLRKKIETNADSPQYLQTVRGIGYKFVYNQ; encoded by the coding sequence ATGAACAAAGAAATTAAAATTGCGCTGGTTGAAGATGACGAGAACCTGCGTTTCCTGGTTTCAGAGCGTTTGCAATCAGAGGGTTACAAGGTACTGGAAGCCGGTAATGGTAATGAGGCCGAAACCATGATATTGGCCGAGCAGCCTGATATTGTACTGTTAGACTGGATGCTGCCCGGCAAACCGGGCTCGGAAGTTTGCGGCAATATTCGCGAAAAAGGGTTCGATAAACTCATCATTATGATGACCGCCAAAGCCCAGGATGTTGACAAGATAGAAGCCTACAACTTTGGTGTGTCTGACTATATCACCAAACCCTATAACATGGACGTATTGGTGGCACTGATTGAAAACAAAATCAAGTTCTCACTTAACAGCGAAAAGCCTGAATCATACCGGTTTGCCAACATGGAGCACCTGCCTAACACGCACCTGCTTATCCGCGATGGAAGAAAGATAGAGCTGACCATTCTCGAAAACAGGATCCTGCTTTATTTCCTCAAGAACAAAAACAAGGTTATCAACCGCGAGGAGCTGATGATGGAGGTTTGGGGTTATAACGCCGATGTAAATACCCGCACCCTGGATATGCACATCGTTCGCTTGCGTAAAAAGATTGAAACCAATGCTGATTCGCCGCAGTACTTACAAACAGTAAGGGGGATTGGGTATAAGTTTGTTTATAATCAATAG
- a CDS encoding S9 family peptidase, producing the protein MSCIIAFFSCNRSKVRQIPIIDFFKTPERSFYRISPDGKYVSYLKPFKDKQNIFIQSLADGKERMVTQFEDYSIRGDYFWTYNNQLVFSQDLIATDSVKMYAFDVAANKSRTILSLGNVRIGLVNRNRQQPDIITIKTNERDPGNFDIYRLNVKTGEMKTYLLNPGNITEWFADADGRIRLEKASDGVNETILFREDEDKPFKPVIENNFKNTVRPIAFTGDKNYFYALSNVNRDKMALVEINAENGKEERTIFSCSKADITSFEYSRNRRRIEFTGWDEATPRKHFLVPDVEQMYQTIKQQLKGNEIRVVDRDSSENKFILNTYTDRNPGSYYLFEKSSGKLTKLSEINSSLVPAELCAMKPISYQARDGLLINGYLTLPHGNKNENYPVVVMPHDGPWGRDTWGYDDQVQFLANRGYAVFQVNYRGSTGYGKAFRSAGYKQVGGKIQDDITDGVRWLIQTKIANPKKIAIFGGRFGGFSALYGVSFHPELYNCAVVQYGLINFFTYIKDAPPFFKPYLKMTYEIVGNPETDADQLRAISPVFHTDKIKVPLIIFQGAKDQRANISELNQFVRELRKRNVDVKYFLKPNERAYFRNEHNRMEMYAEIEKFLDKNMRVKP; encoded by the coding sequence GTGAGTTGCATCATCGCTTTCTTTTCCTGCAACAGGAGCAAGGTAAGGCAAATACCTATTATTGACTTTTTTAAAACACCCGAAAGGAGCTTTTACCGAATTTCGCCCGATGGTAAATATGTTTCATACCTTAAGCCATTTAAAGATAAGCAAAACATATTTATACAGTCATTAGCCGATGGCAAGGAACGGATGGTTACTCAATTTGAGGACTATTCAATCAGAGGTGATTATTTCTGGACATACAATAACCAGCTTGTTTTTTCGCAGGATCTTATCGCTACCGATTCGGTTAAAATGTATGCCTTTGACGTGGCTGCCAATAAAAGCCGCACTATATTATCGCTTGGTAATGTAAGGATAGGGTTGGTTAACCGCAACCGTCAGCAACCCGATATCATCACCATTAAAACCAATGAACGCGATCCGGGTAATTTTGATATTTATCGCCTTAATGTAAAAACCGGCGAAATGAAGACTTATCTGCTTAACCCGGGTAATATTACCGAATGGTTTGCTGATGCCGATGGCAGGATCAGGCTGGAAAAGGCATCAGACGGGGTTAATGAAACCATTTTATTCCGGGAGGATGAGGATAAGCCTTTTAAACCTGTTATCGAAAACAATTTTAAAAATACGGTGAGGCCAATAGCTTTTACCGGGGACAAAAATTATTTCTACGCGCTTTCGAACGTTAACCGCGATAAAATGGCCCTTGTTGAGATCAATGCCGAAAATGGAAAGGAAGAACGGACAATTTTTAGTTGCAGTAAGGCCGATATTACCAGCTTTGAATATTCAAGGAACAGGCGGCGTATTGAGTTTACCGGCTGGGATGAGGCTACCCCCCGTAAACATTTTCTTGTACCTGATGTTGAGCAAATGTACCAAACCATTAAGCAACAGCTTAAAGGCAATGAGATCAGAGTGGTTGACCGTGATAGTTCCGAGAATAAATTTATTCTCAATACCTATACCGACCGTAACCCCGGCTCATATTATCTTTTTGAAAAAAGCAGCGGCAAGTTAACTAAGCTAAGCGAGATCAACTCAAGCCTTGTACCGGCAGAGCTATGCGCCATGAAGCCTATATCATACCAGGCACGCGATGGTTTGCTGATCAATGGCTATTTAACGCTGCCCCATGGCAATAAAAATGAAAATTACCCGGTAGTAGTGATGCCTCACGATGGTCCCTGGGGGCGTGATACCTGGGGATATGATGACCAGGTACAGTTTTTGGCCAATCGTGGTTATGCGGTTTTTCAGGTTAATTACCGGGGATCAACAGGATATGGCAAAGCATTCAGAAGTGCGGGATATAAACAGGTAGGAGGCAAGATCCAGGATGATATTACCGATGGCGTTCGCTGGCTCATCCAAACCAAAATTGCCAACCCTAAAAAGATTGCCATATTTGGTGGTCGTTTTGGCGGGTTTTCGGCACTTTATGGAGTATCGTTCCACCCCGAACTGTATAACTGTGCTGTTGTACAATACGGGCTCATCAACTTTTTTACCTATATCAAAGATGCACCGCCATTTTTTAAGCCATATTTAAAAATGACTTACGAAATTGTTGGCAACCCCGAAACTGACGCAGACCAGTTGAGGGCGATATCGCCGGTTTTTCATACCGATAAAATTAAGGTTCCTTTAATTATATTCCAGGGTGCCAAAGATCAGCGGGCCAATATCAGTGAGCTTAACCAGTTTGTGCGTGAGTTGCGTAAACGGAACGTAGATGTAAAATACTTTTTAAAACCCAACGAACGGGCATATTTCAGGAATGAGCACAACCGCATGGAAATGTATGCCGAAATAGAGAAGTTTTTGGATAAGAATATGCGGGTTAAACCATAA
- a CDS encoding class I SAM-dependent methyltransferase, protein MAANYNNSAWFYDRLSRIVYGKALINAQVYLLGFIPPKSKILIAGGGTGWILEELAKIHPAGLNVTYVEISANMIALSQKRQTGQNEVTFINDAVENVKLPAGFDVVITPFLFDNFLGETVDSVFSHLHNLLKPGGLWLNADFQLTGRWWQNVLLKSMFVFFRLLCGIEASKLPAIEKHFNAAGYNVIGDKTFFGDFIVGRAYTK, encoded by the coding sequence ATGGCTGCCAATTATAATAACTCGGCATGGTTTTATGACCGGCTTTCAAGAATAGTTTACGGCAAAGCTTTGATAAACGCGCAGGTTTATTTATTAGGCTTTATTCCACCAAAAAGTAAAATCCTCATCGCCGGCGGCGGAACAGGCTGGATCCTGGAAGAGCTTGCCAAAATACATCCGGCAGGTTTAAACGTCACTTACGTTGAAATTTCGGCCAATATGATTGCGCTCTCGCAAAAAAGACAAACCGGGCAAAACGAGGTGACCTTTATTAATGATGCAGTTGAAAACGTAAAGCTTCCTGCCGGCTTTGACGTAGTTATCACGCCTTTCCTTTTCGATAATTTTTTGGGTGAAACAGTAGATAGTGTTTTCAGTCATTTACACAACCTGCTCAAACCCGGTGGCCTCTGGCTCAATGCCGATTTTCAGCTTACCGGCCGCTGGTGGCAAAACGTGTTGCTCAAAAGTATGTTTGTTTTTTTCAGGTTACTTTGCGGGATAGAAGCAAGTAAGCTGCCAGCTATCGAAAAACATTTTAATGCTGCGGGATACAATGTGATTGGGGATAAAACCTTTTTTGGGGATTTTATTGTGGGGAGAGCATATACTAAATAA